One genomic window of Daphnia pulex isolate KAP4 chromosome 12, ASM2113471v1 includes the following:
- the LOC124209719 gene encoding partner of bursicon-like — protein MFWYVLIILLGAGSSRETLASKTNLMSGSCETLPSTIHITKEEYTDGGILSRTCEGDVGVAKCEGSCSSQVQPSVVHPSGFLKECMCCRESFLRERVVTLTHCYDANGNRLTGKSSSLDVKMREPADCKCFRCGDSAE, from the exons ATGTTCTGGTACGTTTTGATCATTCTCTTGGGTGCCGGTTCGTCTCGGGAAACTCTTGCCAGCAAAACCAATTTGATGAGTGGCTCTTGTGAAACTCTTCCATCGACGATTCACATCaccaaag AGGAGTACACCGACGGTGGGATCCTGTCGAGGACTTGTGAAGGCGATGTTGGTGTCGCTAAATGTGAAGGATCGTGTTCATCTCAAGTCCAGCCATCGGTTGTTCATCCTTCCGGATTTCTCAAG GAATGCATGTGCTGCCGTGAATCGTTCCTTAGGGAACGAGTTGTGACGCTGACCCATTGCTACGACGCTAACGGAAATCGATTGACCGGAAAGAGCTCTTCCTTGGATGTCAAAATGCGCGAACCCGCCGATTGCAAATGTTTCCGATGCGGCGATTCCGCTGAATAA
- the LOC124209715 gene encoding uncharacterized protein LOC124209715 has protein sequence MVANEIAGSGQVDVFLGGGSRWTTSSTTGITSVTCQASRLSGVTTTTGERGGVVGTASAPTTTPPGGDAVNLSQRYGPHSTADRHRTTAAAAQGWADTRQPSPDIGPSETDEKGLPPPQSPRRNSSSSVDDLDRVQQQQQKRSVGNSCLDSGSSSSASGAVHYRVVSSSSDGSGLRINNKSSATVGGSTGGQSDGEDSVIEAEEEQQPSRKSINIIHAGVVNDALDAPQKSDDQQHDDKMPRQSHYDSGSVQHQQQQHAQWQTQGGGDCDEINNTSLSSSSSSSGGGGGGVPLKSALKRPTAGRCGGVAGTLQQLQSLRKKARVRFNEALNTFLECDYVIYVDDDEYDLLYHLDAVAAAAAAAAAAQAEAELADPANVSPAASLVITTTEQPQLVNVRSFELQLPETSTCVSHGPVTGSAAPAVVASTGEAGTLSPPDGYKDAAAFYAAAAALVDLENHVHLSGFADDGVDPWESEDYDDEEGMADEAEALDNGWMDSQLSEESPKSHANRQQQQQQLQQQQTPQQQQPVSDGPAVGDLVPLPDPPRTGILKGGKLWRGAVNNNNNSSSNNDSSQNNSSSTSSSAGASSASGEEATLSRHGEKSPAVRFIHLNDAQGGGDSEDGASNATAANCNTTGGPPSGGGQSQRSGGGTGTGHHHNSAFQQLFPRARKLLQELPEAEIQRLTTAARANNAPSSVSSVSSFASSSSSRTGVTSLLGHSTDSAITTDTTDASDLKYEKALRVTEVTEDAVESHPAASGGGAASAAAAARLGVHYSADYYQIIKRIRSASAETARQQQQRKTDPTPPTAADSLVERLKWLTTTDVDDEATEESTGVAEEREAADGGSDLEMAAMQLAAYASVPLENAEYIQEGQEEEDHYHHQTALRSAAAAAASGTGEAQEAANTSSAVPSAKPGKSGGGSGGSGGEKSTYRKLNELFFRTKSKDKNKDTNKSSNSALNRSFSPPPPAEVEPKMKPSKKQQQQPHLIHIVGLAGKSSSATLSGPATATGASSSSSSGASGTETLGRIPNVVPTVDHVYRAAVDLVTRNSGQQLMSHPAGLAVHQSGQIVIQGPSANDSYSLDDIDAALHAQISAAAAAAASSGNGGAPEANSSQCLYLMPANHRIPEDSRDETGGSRSSGSSGDSGLGLSSHDTSLTGMSDSATDAGCAQDELQAFVRQDATQGRIDRIKKRYSAALEPDEAEDYGFLRRPSVRGIKTKFGSTSEIIQQMQAQLAGPMPAVTAARASGQTHVNWSSYAEQSSIQAEALLDPREKRRSAMMAMSNSVHLPALPEDAGYFHQHQQLLHNAGTAHPNAMVTNRPASVMNIYGSTGDLYQHLRAPMRPVMVRHPPTTSSSVAPGAHPHAPQLLERTSSVSSVSSAIDASAVYGTIRRQQPQMMQHPSYAHPALPDSLSPTRDYAPAMMMQQHTQQLLLQQQQQQQQQHHHQLPLRMTVSTPAGPYMTNPQQQQRPVSQQMPGGSVAYYATSQDYALQQQQQLQQQFQMQQQHQQQHYVYATLPGKRQSPYGVPANIPVSVGSQVVVGGAPTVLDPTRYRQVLPPMTSQVTLRPSSALADPRYASVSVVHGGHLQPPPHHPQQQQQQQQQPAAPTLKDEREGPEGASSSPGLTHHDVNM, from the exons ATGGTTGCCAACGAGATTGCTGGGTCTGGACAGGTGGATGTCTTCCTCGGAGGCGGTAGCAGGTGGACGACATCATCTACTACAGGAATAACTTCCGTGACATGCCAGGCCAGTAGACTGTCGGGGGTAACGACAACAACAGGAGAAAGAGGGGGCGTAGTAGGGACGGCGTCGGCGCCAACGACGACGCCACCCGGTGGCGATGCGGTCAACTTGAGCCAACGCTACGGACCTCACTCGACTGCGGACAGACATCGCACcacggccgccgccgctcagGGGTGGGCGGATACGCGCCAACCGTCGCCCGACATTGGACCGTCAGAGACGGACGAGAAAGGTCTTCCACCTCCGCAGTCTCCTCGGCGAAACTCGTCGTCATCCGTCGACGATTTGGACCGcgtccaacagcagcaacaaaaacGTTCAGTTGGCAACTCTTGTCTGGATTccggtagcagcagcagtgcaaGTGGCGCAGTGCATTATCGTGTGGTTTCCTCCTCCAGCGACGGAAGCGGATTGCGGATTAATAACAAGAGCAGTGCAACTGTCGGCGGCTCCACTGGAGGACAGTCGGATGGGGAGGATTCAGTGATTGAGGCGGAAGAAGAGCAGCAACCGAGTCGAAAGTCCATCAACATCATCCACGCTGGTGTCGTTAATGATGCCCTGGATGCTCCGCAGAAGTCGGACGATCAGCAGCACGACGACAAGATGCCGCGCCAGTCGCACTACGATTCCGGCTCGgtacaacatcaacaacaacaacacgcacAATGGCAGACGcaaggaggaggagattgTGATGAAATCAACAACACGAgtctttcttcatcttcttcttcttccggcggaggaggaggaggagtccCGCTCAAATCGGCGCTAAAGAGGCCAACGGCTGGACGCTGCGGCGGAGTGGCCGGAACGTTGCAGCAGCTGCAATCGTTGCGCAAAAAGGCCCGGGTCCGGTTCAACGAGGCGCTCAACACTTTCCTCGAGTGCGATTACGTCATTTAcgttgacgacgacgagtaCGACCTGCTCTACCACTTGGATGccgtggcagcagcagctgctgcggCGGCCGCCGCTCAGGCGGAAGCCGAATTAGCCGATCCAGCCAATGTTTCCCCAGCAGCTTCTCTTGTGATTACGACGACGGAACAGCCTCAATTAGTCAACGTTCGCTCGTTTGAACTGCAGTTGCCCGAAACGTCGACTTGTGTCAGTCACGGACCCGTCACGGGATCAGCAGCGCCGGCTGTTGTAGCCTCGACGGGCGAGGCCGGGACGTTGAGTCCTCCCGACGGTTACAAGGACGCGGCCGCTTTctacgccgccgccgctgccctGGTCGATCTGGAAAACCACGTCCATCTTTCCG gcTTCGCCGACGATGGAGTGGATCCATGGGAGTCTGAAGACtatgatgatgaagagggCATGGCCGACGAAGCGGAAGCGCTCGACAACGGCTGGATGGATTCTCAGTTGTCGGAGGAATCGCCAAAAAGCCACGCAAatcggcaacaacaacagcaacaactgcagcagcagcagacgcctcagcaacagcagccagtGAGTGACGGCCCTGCAGTTGGCGATCTCGTTCCTTTGCCGGATCCTCCCCGTACGGGCATTCTCAAAGGAGGCAAATTATGGCGAGGAGCCgtcaataacaacaacaacagcagcagcaacaacgaCAGTAGTCAGAACAACAGCTCTTCAACGTCGTCTTCAGCCGGCGCTTCATCCGCCAGTGGAGAAGAGGCCACTTTGTCACGTCACGGTGAAAAATCGCCAGCTGTCCGTTTCATCCATCTCAACGATGCTCAGGGTGGAGGAGATTCAGAGGATGGAGCCAGCAACGCGACTGCAGCCAACTGCAATACAACCGGCGGCCCGCCCAGCGGCGGAGGACAGTCTCAAAGAAGTGGAGGCGGCACTGGTACTGGTCATCATCACAACTCGGCCTTCCAGCAGCTGTTCCCACGAGCTAGAAAGCTTCTCCAAGAATTGCCAGAGGCCGAAATCCAGCGGTTGACCACAGCCGCTCGAGCCAATAATGCTCCGTCGTCCGTCTCGTCCGTGTCCTCGttcgcctcttcttcttcttccaggacCGGCGTCACGTCCCTTCTTGGCCATTCGACCGACTCGGCCATCACCACCGACACTACCGACGCATCCGACCTCAA GTATGAAAAGGCTTTGCGCGTTACGGAAGTGACAGAAGATGCGGTTGAAAGTCATCCAGCAGCATCCGGAGGAGGAGCGGCTTCGGCAGCTGCCGCCGCCAGATTGGGGGTGCACTATTCGGCGGATTACTATCAAATCATCAAGCGGATCCGCTCGGCGTCGGCTGAAACTgccagacaacaacaacaacgaaaaacgGATCCCACTCCGCCGACGGCTGCCGATTCCCTGGTGGAGCGGCTCAAATGGCTAACGACGACGGATGTTGATGACGAGGCGACGGAAGAGTCGACGGGCGTGGCCGAGGAGAGGGAAGCGGCCGACGGAGGAAGCGATCTGGAAATGGCGGCCATGCAACTTGCCGCCTACGCTTCCGTTCCGCTCGAGAATGCGGAATACATCCAGGAGGGCCAAGAGGAGGAGGACCACTACCACCATCAAACGGCTCTACGgtcagcggcggcggcggcggcttccGGAACTGGCGAGGCGCAAGAAGCGGCCAACACGTCGTCGGCCGTGCCCAGCGCCAAACCTGGCAAATCCGGCGGCGGAAGCGGCGGTAGCGGTGGTGAGAAGAGCACGTACCGAAAACTCAACGAGCTCTTCTTCCGGACCAAGTCGAAAGATAAGAACAAGGACACGAACAAATCATCGAATTCGGCGCTCAACCGCAGTTTCTCTCCTCCACCTCCAGCGGAAGTGGAGCCCAAGATGAAACCCTCcaagaaacagcagcagcaacctcACTTGATCCACATCGTCGGATTGGCGGGCAAATCGTCCAGCGCCACTTTATCCGGGCCCGCGACGGCCACtggggcttcttcttcttcctcttccgggGCTTCCGGAACAGAGACGCTAGGGCGGATACCCAACGTGGTGCCGACAGTCGATCACGTCTACCGGGCAGCCGTCGATTTGGTCACGCGGAATAGTGGACAACAGTTGATGAGTCATCCCGCCGGGTTGGCGGTTCACCAATCCGGCCAAATCGTCATCCAGGGTCCTTCAGCCAACGATTCTTACAGTTTGGACGATATTGATGCCGCACTCCATGCTCAAAtatccgccgccgccgctgctgccgcctcTTCCGGCAACGGAGGAGCGCCGGAAGCCAATTCTTCTCAGTGTCTGTACTTGATGCCAGCGAACCATCGAATTCCGGAAGACTCCCGCGACGAGACGGGCGGATCGCGGAGTTCGGGAAGTTCGGGCGACAGCGGATTAGGTTTGAGTTCTCACGACACGAGTTTGACGGGCATGTCCGACTCTGCGACGGACGCCGGATGCGCTCAAGACGAGCTTCAAGCTTTTGTGAGACAGGACGCCACTCAAGGCCGGATCGACCGCATCAAAAAGAGATACAGCGCAGCACTGGAGCCGGACGAGGCGGAAGATTACGGATTCCTGCGGAGGCCGTCGGTGCGAGGCATCAAGACGAAATTCGGGTCGACGTCTGAGATAATTCAGCAAATGCAGGCCCAACTGGCCGGTCCTATGCCGGCCGTCACGGCCGCTAGAGCTTCCGGACAAACGCACGTCAACTGGTCGTCTTATGCCGAGCAGAGTTCCATCCAGGCGGAAGCGCTGCTGGATCCGCGCGAAAAGCGACGATCAGCCATGATGGCCATGTCCAATTCGGTCCATCTTCCAGCCCTTCCCGAGGATGCCGGCTACTTCCACCAACACCAGCAACTGCTCCACAACGCCGGAACGGCTCATCCGAACGCCATGGTTACCAATCGACCGGCCTCTGTCATGAATATTTACGGATCCACTGGCGATCTGTACCAACACCTGAGGGCTCCCATGAGGCCTGTGATGGTCCGTCATCCTCCTaccacttcttcttccgtcgCCCCTGGGGCTCATCCGCATGCACCCCAACTCCTCGAGAGAACGTCTTCCGTTTCTTCCGTCTCTTCGGCCATTGACGCCAGCGCTGTTTACGGAACCATCCGCAGGCAGCAGCCTCAAATGATGCAGCACCCTTCCTATGCCCATCCTGCTCTTCCGGATTCCTTATCCCCAACTCGAGACTACGCTCCGGCCATGATGATGCAGCAGCATACGCAACAGCTTCtcctccaacaacaacagcagcaacagcaacaacaccaccatCAGCTGCCTCTGAGGATGACCGTCTCGACACCCGCTGGACCCTACATGACCAAtccgcaacagcagcagaggccCGTGTCTCAGCAGATGCCGGGCGGATCAGTCGCCTATTACGCTACTTCTCAAGATTATgcgctgcagcagcagcagcaactgcaaCAACAGTTTCagatgcagcaacaacatcaacaacagcacTATGTTTACGCTACTCTTCCGGGCAAACGTCAGTCACCTTATGGTGTTCCGGCCAACATCCCTGTGTCTGTCGGTTCTCAGGTGGTGGTTGGCGGTGCTCCTACCGTGCTGGATCCGACCCGCTACCGTCAAGTCTTGCCGCCGATGACGTCCCAAGTGACCCTGCGGCCTTCTTCCGCCTTGGCCGACCCTCGATACGCATCGGTTTCGGTCGTCCACGGTGGCCATCTGCAGCCTCCTCCGCATCATcctcaacagcaacaacaacaacagcaacagccagCTGCTCCGACGTTGAAAGACGAACGTGAAGGGCCGGAAGGGGCCAGTTCATCCCCAGGTCTGACGCATCATGACGTCAATATGTAA
- the LOC124208624 gene encoding solute carrier family 28 member 3-like isoform X1 produces MERGIDNAGADVEMESGLDKRSIRIEDLSTLAVKDMDLASSKSDSNSNEGPGSDDDDDEPTDQSCEFIGNALENFWKTLGEFFSERSAAARSVIYILLAVLYNAYFIASVYYSIHNGIAMDWCDGVGFLIVLTGLIYLGLFYFQIVKKFWGKAINRAVLKPFGKAFDKVWKYSWFRYGFYLVLIAGLLTFLIIDTADERVRLQSFGGLLVFLLLGWIFSKYPSRVIWRHVMWGMTLQLIFGLIVLRWDFGRRVFECLGQKVTTFLDYTNAGSSFVYGYLVTDQNTSGIALGTIFAFKILSVIFFFSFFVNILYYYGVMQWVVQKLGWLLQVSVGTTAAESMNAAANIFLGQTEAPLLIRPFLPKMTKSEIHAVMVGGFATIAGSVLAAYISFGISASQLLSASVMAAPAALALAKLFYPETEKSQTKAGDIKVPKGTEANALDAAAQGAANAVFLVANIIANLIAFLAFIAFLNGVISWYGNLLGAPYITFEWIMGKVFIPVAFLMGVQPSECYLVANLVALKTIVNEFAAYSKLSEYIAQGIISKRSETIATFALCGFANPGSIGTQIAALATMAPDRQSDLAQVAFRAFIAGSTASFMNACVAGTLISTVSSVPLSTTYAPSTLSFTPNITAIMGSNF; encoded by the exons ATGGAACGAGGAATCGATAACGCTGGCGCGGATGTTGAGATGGAAAGTGGCCTGGATAAAAGATCGATCCGCATTGAGGATTTGTCAACCCTCGCCGTTAAGGACATGGATTTAGCCTCCTCTAAAAGTGATTCGAATTCAAATGAAGGGCCCGGCAGCgacgatgatgacgacgagCCGACCGACCAATCCTGCGAATTCATCGGCAACGCCCTggaaaatttttggaaaaccCTGGGCGAATTTTTCTCGGAAAGATCGGCGGCGGCCCGCAGTGTCATCTACATTCTCCTGGCCGTTCTGTACAATGCCTACTTTATCGCCAGCGTCTATTATTCGATACACAATGGAATCGCGATGGATTGGTGCGACGGAGTGGGTTTCCTCATTGTCCTGACGGGCCTCATTTACTTGGGCCTGTTCTACTTCCAAATTGTCAAAAAGTTCTGGGGCAAAGCTATTAATCGGGCAGTGCTCAAGCCGTTCGGAAAAGCTTTCGACAAAGTCTGGAAGTACAG TTGGTTCCGATATGGATTTTACCTCGTCCTTATTGCCGGTTTGCTCACATTTCTGATTATCGATACGGCCGACGAGCGAGTGAGATTGCAATCCTTCGGTGGCCTACTCGTCTTCCTGCTGCTCGGCTGGATCTTTTCTAAATATCCGTCCAGG GTGATATGGAGACATGTGATGTGGGGCATGACGCTGCAGTTGATATTCGGTCTAATCGTCTTGCGATGGGACTTTGGTCGAAGAGTTTTCGAATGTCTGGGTCAGAAAGTCACAACTTTTCTCGATTACACCAACGCAGGATCAAGTTTCGTCTACGGTTACTTGGTGACCGATCAAAACACGTCGGGCATAGCCTTGGGAACCATATTTGCCTTCAAA ATTCTGTCggtcatcttctttttcagtttcttcgTCAACATTCTCTACTATTACGGCGTGATGCAATGGGTCGTCCAGAAGCTCGGATGGCTCCTGCAAGTCTCGGTCGGCACTACGGCGGCCGAATCGATGAACGCGGCCGCCAACATCTTTTTAGGACAG ACTGAAGCGCCGCTGCTTATCAGGCCGTTCCTTCCTAAAATGACGAAATCGGAGATTCACGCCGTCATGGTTGGCGGATTTGCCACCATAGCAG GATCCGTATTGGCCGCTTACATAAGCTTTGGAATAAGCGCCTCCCAGTTACTCAGCGCATCCGTGATGGCCGCTCCCGCTGCTCTGGCCCTAGCCAAATTGTTTTACCCAGAGACGGAGAAATCTCAGACAAAGGCTGGAGATATTAAAGTTCCTAAAGG AACCGAAGCGAATGCTTTGGATGCTGCCGCCCAAGGAGCTGCGAATGCCGTGTTTTTGGTGGCCAATATCATCGCCAATTTAATCGCCTTTTTAGCATTCATCGCCTTCCTCAATGGAGTCATTTCCTGGTACGGCAATCTCCTGGGAGCGCCCTACATAACATTCGAA tGGATTATGGGGAAAGTATTCATCCCAGTAGCTTTCCTGATGGGAGTTCAGCCATCTGAATGTTACCTCGTTGCCAATTTGGTGGCCCTGAAGACAATAGTCAACGAGTTTGCCGCTTACAGCAAACTTTCGGAATACATTGCACAGGGCATTATTTCG AAACGATCGGAAACGATCGCTACCTTTGCGCTGTGCGGATTCGCCAATCCTGGGTCGATTGGTACCCAAATCGCCGCACTGGCCACCATGGCCCCCGATCGACAGAGCGATCTGGCACAAGTTGCCTTCCGAGCTTTTATTGCCGGCAGCACGGCATCGTTCATGAACGCTTGCGTTGCTG GTACCTTGATTTCGACGGTCTCAAGTGTGCCCCTATCGACGACCTACGCACCTTCAACGCTCAGTTTCACGCCAAACATTACCGCCATAATGGGTTCCAATTTTTAG
- the LOC124208624 gene encoding solute carrier family 28 member 3-like isoform X2 produces MERGIDNAGADVEMESGLDKRSIRIEDLSTLAVKDMDLASSKSDSNSNEGPGSDDDDDEPTDQSCEFIGNALENFWKTLGEFFSERSAAARSVIYILLAVLYNAYFIASVYYSIHNGIAMDWCDGVGFLIVLTGLIYLGLFYFQIVKKFWGKAINRAVLKPFGKAFDKVWKYSWFRYGFYLVLIAGLLTFLIIDTADERVRLQSFGGLLVFLLLGWIFSKYPSRVIWRHVMWGMTLQLIFGLIVLRWDFGRRVFECLGQKVTTFLDYTNAGSSFVYGYLVTDQNTSGIALGTIFAFKILSVIFFFSFFVNILYYYGVMQWVVQKLGWLLQVSVGTTAAESMNAAANIFLGQTEAPLLIRPFLPKMTKSEIHAVMVGGFATIAGSVLAAYISFGISASQLLSASVMAAPAALALAKLFYPETEKSQTKAGDIKVPKGTEANALDAAAQGAANAVFLVANIIANLIAFLAFIAFLNGVISWYGNLLGAPYITFEWIMGKVFIPVAFLMGVQPSECYLVANLVALKTIVNEFAAYSKLSEYIAQGIISKRSETIATFALCGFANPGSIGTQIAALATMAPDRQSDLAQVAFRAFIAGSTASFMNACVAGTLISTVSSVPLSTTYAPSTLSFTPNITAIMGSNF; encoded by the exons ATGGAACGAGGAATCGATAACGCTGGCGCGGATGTTGAGATGGAAAGTGGCCTGGATAAAAGATCGATCCGCATTGAGGATTTGTCAACCCTCGCCGTTAAGGACATGGATTTAGCCTCCTCTAAAAGTGATTCGAATTCAAATGAAGGGCCCGGCAGCgacgatgatgacgacgagCCGACCGACCAATCCTGCGAATTCATCGGCAACGCCCTggaaaatttttggaaaaccCTGGGCGAATTTTTCTCGGAAAGATCGGCGGCGGCCCGCAGTGTCATCTACATTCTCCTGGCCGTTCTGTACAATGCCTACTTTATCGCCAGCGTCTATTATTCGATACACAATGGAATCGCGATGGATTGGTGCGACGGAGTGGGTTTCCTCATTGTCCTGACGGGCCTCATTTACTTGGGCCTGTTCTACTTCCAAATTGTCAAAAAGTTCTGGGGCAAAGCTATTAATCGGGCAGTGCTCAAGCCGTTCGGAAAAGCTTTCGACAAAGTCTGGAAGTACAG TTGGTTCCGATATGGATTTTACCTCGTCCTTATTGCCGGTTTGCTCACATTTCTGATTATCGATACGGCCGACGAGCGAGTGAGATTGCAATCCTTCGGTGGCCTACTCGTCTTCCTGCTGCTCGGCTGGATCTTTTCTAAATATCCGTCCAGG GTGATATGGAGACATGTGATGTGGGGCATGACGCTGCAGTTGATATTCGGTCTAATCGTCTTGCGATGGGACTTTGGTCGAAGAGTTTTCGAATGTCTGGGTCAGAAAGTCACAACTTTTCTCGATTACACCAACGCAGGATCAAGTTTCGTCTACGGTTACTTGGTGACCGATCAAAACACGTCGGGCATAGCCTTGGGAACCATATTTGCCTTCAAA ATTCTGTCggtcatcttctttttcagtttcttcgTCAACATTCTCTACTATTACGGCGTGATGCAATGGGTCGTCCAGAAGCTCGGATGGCTCCTGCAAGTCTCGGTCGGCACTACGGCGGCCGAATCGATGAACGCGGCCGCCAACATCTTTTTAG gacaGACTGAAGCGCCGCTGCTTATCAGGCCGTTCCTTCCTAAAATGACGAAATCGGAGATTCACGCCGTCATGGTTGGCGGATTTGCCACCATAGCAG GATCCGTATTGGCCGCTTACATAAGCTTTGGAATAAGCGCCTCCCAGTTACTCAGCGCATCCGTGATGGCCGCTCCCGCTGCTCTGGCCCTAGCCAAATTGTTTTACCCAGAGACGGAGAAATCTCAGACAAAGGCTGGAGATATTAAAGTTCCTAAAGG AACCGAAGCGAATGCTTTGGATGCTGCCGCCCAAGGAGCTGCGAATGCCGTGTTTTTGGTGGCCAATATCATCGCCAATTTAATCGCCTTTTTAGCATTCATCGCCTTCCTCAATGGAGTCATTTCCTGGTACGGCAATCTCCTGGGAGCGCCCTACATAACATTCGAA tGGATTATGGGGAAAGTATTCATCCCAGTAGCTTTCCTGATGGGAGTTCAGCCATCTGAATGTTACCTCGTTGCCAATTTGGTGGCCCTGAAGACAATAGTCAACGAGTTTGCCGCTTACAGCAAACTTTCGGAATACATTGCACAGGGCATTATTTCG AAACGATCGGAAACGATCGCTACCTTTGCGCTGTGCGGATTCGCCAATCCTGGGTCGATTGGTACCCAAATCGCCGCACTGGCCACCATGGCCCCCGATCGACAGAGCGATCTGGCACAAGTTGCCTTCCGAGCTTTTATTGCCGGCAGCACGGCATCGTTCATGAACGCTTGCGTTGCTG GTACCTTGATTTCGACGGTCTCAAGTGTGCCCCTATCGACGACCTACGCACCTTCAACGCTCAGTTTCACGCCAAACATTACCGCCATAATGGGTTCCAATTTTTAG
- the LOC124209718 gene encoding bursicon-like, with protein MSSFTHQAAPSTSKQHTTVNRNQSSSFLPLLPVMMFLLVGLVSVIRADECQLTPVIHVLQYPGCIPKPIPSFACTGKCTSYVQVSGSKLWQTERSCMCCQESGEREATVSLLCPKAAPGEPKLRRVVTRAPVDCMCRPCTALEESAVMPQEIARFLDDGSFPFKL; from the exons ATGTCGTCCTTCACACATCAGGCGGCTCCGTCGACGTCTAAACAACACACAACTGTTAATAGAAACCAGAGCAGCAGCTTTTTACCGCTTCTACCGGTCATGATGTTCCTACTTGTGGGATTGGTCTCCGTCATCCGAGCCGATGAGTGCCAATTAACTCCCGTTATTCACGTTCTCCAGTATCCTGGATGCATCCCGAAACCGATTCCGTCATTCGCCTGCACCGGTAAATGCACCAGCTACGTccag GTTTCCGGATCGAAACTGTGGCAAACGGAGCGTTCGTGCATGTGCTGCCAGGAGTCAGGTGAGCGTGAAGCCACTGTCTCCCTGCTGTGTCCGAAAGCCGCACCTGGAGAACCAAAACTGCGAcgg GTCGTGACACGGGCTCCAGTCGACTGCATGTGTAGGCCTTGCACGGCCCTGGAAGAGAGTGCCGTCATGCCACAAGAAATCGCTCGCTTCCTAGACGACGGATCCTTCCCTTTCAAACTctaa